A DNA window from Halorubrum sp. DM2 contains the following coding sequences:
- a CDS encoding DUF2073 domain-containing protein yields the protein MPGPKANVDAADDDPDDDGVRIDMISGARMEGLTGMEKIRLILDGVRDGNIVILEEGLSPDEESKLIEVTMTEISPDDFTGIEIETYPKAEAGDQSFLDKLMGRESTQKLTVIGPANRIETLHKDENLISTLVSRK from the coding sequence ATGCCCGGGCCGAAAGCCAACGTCGACGCCGCGGACGACGATCCGGACGACGACGGCGTCCGGATCGACATGATAAGCGGCGCGCGGATGGAGGGACTCACGGGCATGGAGAAGATCCGGCTCATCCTCGACGGCGTCCGCGACGGCAACATCGTCATCCTCGAAGAGGGGCTCTCCCCGGACGAGGAGTCGAAGCTCATCGAGGTGACGATGACCGAGATCAGCCCCGACGACTTCACCGGCATCGAGATCGAGACGTACCCGAAGGCCGAGGCCGGCGACCAGAGCTTCCTCGACAAACTGATGGGCCGCGAGTCCACCCAGAAGCTCACCGTGATCGGCCCGGCGAACCGGATCGAGACGCTGCACAAAGACGAGAACCTCATCAGCACGCTCGTCTCCCGCAAGTAG
- a CDS encoding Era-like GTP-binding protein — MGLLTNLRDSISRVTDGLFAADEPKRIGIYGPPNAGKTTLANRIARDWTGDAVGPESHIPHETRRARRKEGVEIERNGRTVTIDIVDTPGVTTKVDYKEFLDHDMEKDDAVRRSREATEGVAEAMHWLREDVDGVIYVLDSTTDPFTQVNTMLIGIIESQDLPALILANKTDLPGSDVQQIANAFPQHETIPLSALEGDNMDEVYTKIAEYFG; from the coding sequence ATGGGACTGCTCACGAATCTCAGAGACAGCATATCGCGGGTCACGGACGGCCTGTTCGCGGCCGACGAGCCCAAGCGGATCGGGATCTACGGACCGCCGAACGCCGGCAAAACGACCCTCGCAAACCGGATCGCACGCGACTGGACGGGTGACGCCGTCGGCCCCGAGAGCCACATCCCTCACGAAACCCGGCGCGCGCGCCGGAAGGAGGGCGTCGAGATCGAACGTAACGGGCGGACGGTCACCATCGACATCGTGGACACCCCCGGGGTGACGACGAAGGTCGACTACAAGGAGTTCCTCGATCACGACATGGAGAAGGACGACGCCGTCCGCCGGTCGCGCGAGGCGACCGAGGGCGTCGCGGAGGCGATGCACTGGCTCCGCGAGGACGTCGACGGCGTCATCTACGTGCTCGACTCGACGACGGACCCGTTCACGCAGGTGAACACGATGCTGATAGGGATCATCGAGTCGCAGGACCTCCCGGCGCTGATCCTCGCCAACAAGACGGACCTGCCGGGGTCGGACGTCCAGCAGATCGCGAACGCCTTCCCCCAACACGAGACGATCCCGCTGTCCGCGCTGGAGGGCGACAACATGGACGAAGTGTACACCAAGATAGCGGAGTACTTCGGCTGA
- a CDS encoding DoxX family membrane protein, with protein MADESTSEPEADAAGRDAPSLLGRSLYGGVLAYMAVDGFKNNDKRVAVAEEKGVPMPEVMVPFVTGMLLVANVGVVLWRLPRAAAGALVVFFLGTTPAIHDFWTMEGEERHGNKINFLKNLALLGGAIVFLGAASERDEEIERAEETDGDGE; from the coding sequence ATGGCGGACGAATCCACCTCGGAGCCGGAGGCCGACGCCGCCGGCCGCGACGCACCCTCGCTGCTCGGTCGGTCGCTGTACGGCGGCGTCCTCGCGTACATGGCCGTCGACGGCTTCAAGAACAACGACAAGCGCGTCGCGGTCGCGGAGGAGAAGGGCGTCCCGATGCCGGAGGTCATGGTCCCGTTCGTCACCGGGATGCTGCTGGTCGCGAACGTCGGTGTCGTCCTCTGGCGGCTTCCCCGTGCCGCGGCGGGTGCGCTCGTCGTCTTCTTCCTCGGGACGACGCCGGCGATCCACGACTTCTGGACGATGGAGGGGGAAGAGCGTCACGGCAACAAAATCAACTTCCTGAAGAACCTCGCGCTGCTCGGCGGCGCGATCGTCTTCCTCGGCGCGGCAAGCGAGCGCGACGAAGAGATCGAGCGCGCCGAGGAGACAGACGGCGACGGGGAATGA
- a CDS encoding sialidase family protein, translating into MTLLIGTDSGLYRADDVPFERDELDPVLDCGVVTAVKSWDHTEGVFVASSTGAYRSLDGGETWTDLEVPLGDRFWHAGQSQVWSILATADGALYAGTNDPYIFRSVDGGETWTEQKGFRELPSRGHWESPIDPHYARLRALETVPGRPDTLIAGVEAGGIHVSRDGGRTWTDHRDAIVDDVHQVLPISEDVWLAATGYLDHDLENLGLGHAVGEGGLWRTTDAGESWDRLDVGSDFSYIRRVFVHDGRVIFCGGEEAPPAWVNDDHEVALFESTNFGRDFERVSFPGEPHEIIETWAVHDGDVLCGSGLFDVPDERDDVEGRIMRRVDGEGVDDESDEGDGGEGDGDPTYETVGRVDANVSRIEVV; encoded by the coding sequence ATGACACTGTTGATCGGGACAGACTCCGGACTGTACCGAGCGGACGACGTCCCCTTCGAGCGCGACGAACTCGACCCCGTCCTCGACTGCGGGGTCGTCACCGCCGTGAAGTCGTGGGACCACACCGAGGGCGTGTTCGTTGCCTCGTCGACGGGCGCGTACCGCTCGCTCGACGGCGGGGAGACGTGGACCGACCTCGAAGTCCCCCTCGGCGACCGCTTCTGGCACGCGGGCCAAAGCCAGGTGTGGTCGATCCTCGCGACGGCCGACGGCGCGCTGTACGCCGGGACCAACGATCCGTACATCTTCCGCTCGGTCGACGGCGGGGAGACGTGGACCGAACAGAAGGGGTTCCGCGAACTCCCCTCGCGCGGTCACTGGGAGTCGCCGATCGACCCGCACTACGCGCGCCTTCGCGCGCTCGAAACGGTCCCCGGCCGCCCCGACACCCTGATCGCCGGCGTCGAGGCGGGCGGGATCCACGTCAGCCGCGACGGCGGGCGGACGTGGACCGACCACCGCGACGCCATCGTCGACGACGTCCATCAGGTCCTCCCGATCTCGGAGGACGTGTGGCTCGCGGCGACCGGCTACCTCGACCACGACCTCGAAAACCTCGGCCTCGGCCACGCGGTCGGCGAGGGCGGTCTCTGGCGGACGACCGACGCCGGCGAGTCGTGGGATCGACTCGACGTCGGCAGCGATTTCTCGTACATCCGCCGGGTGTTCGTCCACGACGGCCGGGTGATCTTCTGCGGCGGCGAGGAGGCCCCGCCGGCGTGGGTGAACGACGACCACGAGGTCGCCCTGTTCGAGTCGACGAACTTCGGCCGCGACTTCGAGCGCGTCTCGTTCCCCGGCGAACCCCACGAGATAATCGAGACGTGGGCGGTCCACGACGGCGACGTGCTATGCGGCTCCGGCCTCTTCGACGTGCCCGACGAGCGCGACGACGTGGAGGGGCGGATCATGCGCCGCGTCGATGGTGAGGGCGTCGACGACGAGAGCGACGAGGGTGACGGCGGCGAAGGTGACGGCGACCCGACCTACGAGACGGTCGGCCGCGTCGACGCGAACGTCAGCCGGATCGAGGTGGTCTGA